One region of Vidua macroura isolate BioBank_ID:100142 chromosome 21, ASM2450914v1, whole genome shotgun sequence genomic DNA includes:
- the SEC16A gene encoding protein transport protein Sec16A isoform X2, giving the protein MQQPPQPVPPGAAPPPPAGVARNMYWRNSPLGKRANAAAAPVQPVTDPFAFGRQTPQGSPLDNPPKGSAPAFPQPALVHPPPARAGDSPHGPHTSLSAPVSQAGISTSSFSSVPVPSPSLGYVINSAAEGRPNADLGLRGHYNPGAAVESSFSVHPGMVSAASKPGARQDVGRDPNDAASAPSTAALFPPPPQQPGPQWRPVPGNLQSPVRNFVPYPEPSPQTDVHNVSQPSVSTSHPPPHANVPQGPGHQGVPQNIVQAPLSAGCEKNSKNSPANSSHHMNSIQPGNVFRQNTEMTNPWSNQPYQEQFYAQPPLQDSGFVLPTAQENNPKNQSPAMSETSNRSIPTDRDPGTLSMFFKGDEAENEEILSSEKKYVMEKTEFDACQQNSASLYHQPVHPQQVATNILSQAQLGTAGEMVQKGMDVQYFPKLVSHQEAQAAKHSLFAGDGKAQIGDTAAGSQYENVENLECIQNQEVLPSEPQNINASSPAAGPDPYRYGSFPGQMLPKNAAVSHAEGGPNLEAPDSLPHPARPDSVSSNYSSISLRSASSSARPPEQVGTFIQQEIGKPDEESSASFFKQIDSSPLGGDSGELNLSKNYHGNLSQPPTPSPPKPTGVFQTSANSSFEPVRSHGVGIKPAEIDQAKMVVELRENHSNQKNIKKNTAVPAASPGNLEQPPDNLETIYMPQVHPGPLAGAGEAGNTLHSGPVVENVQSVSERRSSTRAQGAVKKCDSPATTLWAHNELPNFGGNVLLAPAAPAVYVPAKQTVEVIQPPEEGLSNQQPCKPGTIAVQHSQDGNIAFENLENPPKMGEEEALQSQASSGYASLLSSPPTESLQNQPILIAQPNQSYNLAQPINFSISLSNQLSNNENNQPMKDSGVGDKPAMGPQSSHAGGENMPLPVMQVGSLLVNALPNTNLLKHNLLQSPVNSSDAASNQPANLLMKTPLNLTPEGQKNVHVEGLVPEFASKPGSNSSVSPGTNLPSGSASGLVPPVNSVAQANNSANQSSSKEAAGVLDFTVPRTLEKSSTSNSVQVHNQSPSGAPIQQAAGGAGQVCPEVPDKQHFYQQVTKDVQHQAAADRAAQGALPPQPQMQAAQVQPPTSGQSSVPPDSQIPTGAKALQQGENQVLGSHPQPGGPQEAGSAQPRYDQTSPGKQPVSEQPPGAPAATASPATTAQAVPPNGQQDLQRPPPPQTPQEAFGPPQNPYYYYRHPYDAYQAPYPPPYPPADPRTAAHLYYMEDSYGQYDPRYRHYESSTAYMEPGSYRYPEPERPSSRASHCSDRPSSRQGYTEDYYGKGGWSDYYSGYYPNSYDYGDPSRWERYPYDPRYRDPRSYDQRYWYDAEHNPYQKREAYPYGSRNDRYEDNWRYDPRFTGSFDDDSEPHRDPYGDDFDRRSVHSEHSGHSLRSSRSVHSHHSSFSSRSQQSQLYRSNHDLTGNAYETPAQAVHAEYPYGGYDPSFDGQQPFTDYGYPAETGWSAVEQAPLRPSTPEKFSVPHICARFGPGGFLIKALPNLPSEGQPALVEIHSMETMLQHSPEQEEMRAFPGPLAKDETHKVDVINFAQSKAAQCFKNENLIDKESASLLWDFIVLLCRQNGTVVGTDLAELLLRDHKTVWLPGKSPNEANLIDFTNEALEQVEEESGEAQLSFLTDNLVTTVDSFEKETERFRELLFYGRKKDALESAMKHGLWGHALLLASKMDNRTHARVMTRFANSLPINDPLQTVYQLMSGRMPAASTCCGDEKWGDWRPHLAMVLSNLTNNVDLESRTIATMGDTLASKGLLDAAHFCYLMAQVGFGVYTRKTTKLVLIGSNHSLPFLKFATNEAIQRTEAYEYAQSLGSQPGCLPNFQVFKFIYACRLAEMGLAAQAFHYCEVISRTVLKDPHYYSPVLIGQLIQMSSQLRLFDPQIKEKPEQESFIEPPWLVTLRHVDGQIKEGAIAYNTDRSTPPPYECSTPSSELDRASQCDGAGGRDVGPGAENALLASLLPSMAQQMQSVQLMPSVPQAVLDGSAAMIPPGDQGSVPFYPVAPQPLAPGPGFAPQGFSNPYGTEPSPLYLGTTLPPGGPPQEMEPQPEEQTNLETGMQRIAPESPSQNSFPEQREDDFYGRMANMGYGRRSRTTSESSAHSVVRERSNSAAKQPSPPPSAPAGKETKKETKKEAAPRKTGGTWFRWLMGKGKNEAHLPDDKNKSIVWDEQKQRWVNLDEPEEESKPPPPPPTGFPKAAQAAPPGPGGPPGASVNVFSRRAAGSRARYVDVLNPGGTKASGAVPAPSDLFAPLAPMPIPANVFVPNSVPGESQPVEGSGAAEHTPAANQTSTDPAAAVEPEYLNPAALPPGSGLHVPNPDGSQSGEPATVPPSGAPSAGAVPFYNPSQFAQSPAATGSSRLGRIGQRKYPTLK; this is encoded by the exons ATGCAGCAGCCACCGCAGCCCGTCCCTCCAGGGgcggctcctcctcctcccgccggCGTGGCTCGCAACATGTACTGGAGGAACAGCCCCCTCGGCAAGCGGGCAAACGCCGCAGCTGCGCCGGTGCAGCCCGTGACAGACCCGTTTGCCTTCGGCAGGCAAACCCCGCAGGGCTCCCCTTTGGATAATCCACCCAAGGGCAGCGCACCGGCGTTCCCACAGCCAGCCCTCGTGCatccgccgcccgcccgcgccggGGACAGCCCTCATGGACCACACACCTCTCTGTCAGCTCCCGTGTCTCAGGCAGGGATAAGCACCAGTAGCTTTTCCAGTGTTCCAGTTCCTTCTCCGTCCCTGGGGTATGTTATAAATAGTGCTGCAGAAGGGCGTCCCAACGCCGATCTCGGACTCCGTGGGCATTATaacccaggagcagcagtggaaagTTCTTTCAGTGTGCATCCTGGAATGGTGTCTGCAGCGAGCAAACCTGGAGCTAGACAGGATGTTGGCAGAGATCCAAATGATGCAGCTtcagcacccagcacagcagcactcttcccaccacctccccagcagcctgggccCCAGTGGAGGCCCGTCCCAGGGAATCTGCAGTCTCCAGTTCGGAATTTTGTGCCCTATCCTGAGCCGTCTCCTCAGACTGACGTTCATAACGTTTCTCAGCCTTCGGTCAGCACCTCTCACCCTCCTCCTCACGCAAATGTCCCACAGGGTCCTGGACACCAAGGTGTTCCACAAAACATCGTGCAAGCGCCTTTATCTGCTGGCTGTGAGAAGAATAGCAAAAACAGCCCTGCAAACAGCAGTCATCACATGAACAGCATCCAGCCTGGAAATGTGTTTAGGCAGAACACAGAAATGACTAACCCTTGGTCAAACCAACCTTACCAGGAACAGTTTTACGCACAGCCACCTTTGCAAGACTCCGGTTTTGTCCTTCCCACAGCTCaggaaaacaaccccaaaaaccagTCTCCAGCTATGTCTGAAACGTCAAATAGGTCTATTCCCACAGATCGAGATCCAGGAACTCTCTCCATGTTTTTCAAAGGGGACGaggcagaaaatgaagaaatactttcatctgaaaaaaaatatgtaatggAGAAAACAGAGTTTGATGCCTGTCAGCAAAATTCGGCCTCCCTGTATCACCAGCCTGTGCATCCTCAGCAGGTAGCAACCAATATTCTCTCTCAGGCACAGCTGGGTACAGCTGGTGAGATGGTACAGAAAGGAATGGATGTCCAGTACTTCCCTAAACTTGTCAGCCATCAGGAGGCACAGGCTGCTAAGCACTCTCTGTTTGCTGGTGATGGCAAGGCACAGATAGGTGACACAGCTGCTGGGTCCCAGTACGAAAATGTGGAGAACCTGGAGTGCATTCAGAATCAGGAAGTGCTGCCAAGCGAACCACAGAACATCAACGCTTCATCCCCTGCTGCCGGTCCCGATCCGTACAGGTACGGATCCTTCCCGGGTCAGATGCTTCCCAAGAACGCTGCTGTGAGCCATGCTGAAGGAGGACCAAACCTGGAGGCACCTGATTCCTTACCTCACCCTGCCCGGCCAGACAGCGTCTCTTCCAACTACAGCAGCATCAGCCTCAGGAGCGCTTCCAGCTCGGCACGGCCCCCAGAGCAAGTCGGTACATTTATCCAGCAGGAAATTGGGAAGCCTGATGAGGAATCCTCTGCCAGCTTCTTCAAACAGATTGACTCCTCTCCTCTGGGAGGTGATTCAGGTGAGCTAAACCTGAGCAAGAACTACCACGGCAATCTATCCCAGCCTCCCACTCCAAGTCCTCCTAAGCCTACAGGAGTGTTTCAGACAAGTGCAAATAGCTCTTTTGAACCTGTGAGGTCCCATGGCGTTGGTATAAAACCTGCAGAGATTGACCAAGCAAAGATGGTGGTTGAATTAAGAGAGAACCACTCAAACCAAAAGAATATCAAGAAGAacacagcagtgcctgctgcatCCCCTGGCAATCTTGAACAGCCACCAGATAATCTGGAAACAATTTACATGCCTCAGGTACACCCAGGGCCTCTTGCAGGCGCTGGGGAGGCTGGAAACACGCTGCACTCTGGACCTGTTGTGGAAAATGTACAGTCGGTATCTGAGAGACGATCCTCAAccagagctcagggagcagTTAAGAAGTGTGATAGCCCAGCAACAACTTTATGGGCTCACAATGAGTTAccaaattttgggggaaatgtTCTCctagctcctgctgctcctgcagtgtACGTACCTGCCAAACAGACTGTGGAAGTCATTCAGCCACCAGAGGAAGGCCTGTCTAATCAGCAGCCATGTAAACCAGGGACTATTGCTGTGCAGCACTCCCAGGATGGAAATATAGCTTTTGAAAATCTTGAGAATCCTCCCAAAATGGGAGAAGAGGAAGCACTTCAGTCTCAGGCAAGTTCTGGTTATGCAAGTTTATTGTCTTCTCCACCTACAGAGTCTTTGCAAAATCAGCCTATCCTGATTGCTCAGCCTAATCAAAGCTATAACTTGGCTCAgccaattaatttttctatttctctatCTAATCAGCTAAGCAACAATGAAAACAATCAGCCAATGAAGGACTCTGGAGTTGGGGACAAGCCTGCGATGGGTCCCCAAAGTTCACATGCTGGTGGGGAAAACATGCCATTACCTGTGATGCAAGTTGGATCTCTCTTAGTTAATGCACTTCCAAATACTAACCtgttaaaacataatttattacAAAGTCCTGTTAATTCTTCTGATGCTGCTTCTAATCAGCCTGCAAATTTGCTTATGAAAACTCCTCTTAATTTGACTCCAGAAGGGCAAAAGAATGTTCATGTGGAAGGCCTTGTTCCTGAATTTGCTAGCAAGCCAGGATCTAACTCATCTGTTTCTCCTGGGACAAATCTTCCCAGTGGAAGTGCAAGTGGCCTAGTCCCCCCTGTTAATTCCGTAGCACAGGCTAATAATTCTGCAAATCAGTCAAGTAGCAAAGAAGCTGCTGGAGTGCTGGACTTCACAGTGCCACGGACGttggagaaaagcagcacaagtAATTCTGTCCAGGTGCACAATCAGTCACCCTCTGGTGCTCCAATCCAACAGGCGGCCGGTGGTGCTGGTCAGGTGTGTCCCGAGGTGCCTGACAAACAACATTTCTATCAACAGGTGACAAAAGATGTGCAgcaccaggctgcagcagaCCGAGCTGCACAGGGAGCGCTGCCACCCCAGCCACAAATGCAAGCGGCTCAAGTGCAGCCACCAACATCTGGGCAGTCCTCAGTTCCTCCAGACTCCCAGATTCCCACAGGGGCTAAAGCCCTGCAGCAGGGGGAGAACCAGGTGCTGGGTAGCCATCCCCAGCCAGGGGGGCCCCAAGAGGCAGGTTCAGCCCAGCCAAGGTACGACCAGACGAGTCCCGGGAAGCAGCCGGTGTCAGAACAGCCTCCAGGtgctccagctgccacagcCTCTCCTGCCACCACTGCTCAGGCAGTCCCACCCAACGGGCAGCAAGACCTGCAGCGTCCACCCCCTCCTCAGACCCCTCAGGAAGCCTTTGGTCCACCCCAGAACCCTTACTACTACTACAGACATCCTTACGACGCTTACCAGGCCCCATATCCACCACCTTATCCTCCTGCAGAccccaggacagcagctcaCCTTTATTACATG GAGGACAGCTACGGGCAGTACGACCCCCGGTACCGACACTACGAGAGCAGCACTGCCTACATGGAGCCCGGGAGTTACCGCTACCCCGAGCCTGAACGGCCCAGCTCCAGGGCCAGCCACTGCTCCGACAGACCTTCCTCCAG GCAAGGGTATACAGAAGATTATTATGGAAAAGGTGGATGGAGTGATTATTATTCAGGCTATTACCCAAACTCCTATGATTATGGAG atCCAAGTCGCTGGGAACGATACCCTTATGACCCCAGGTACAGAGACCCGAGGAGTTATGACCAGAGGTACTGGTATGATGCTGAACACAACCCTTACCAGAAGAGAGAAGCATATCCATATGGCAGCAG GAATGACCGATACGAGGATAACTGGAGGTACGATCCCCGTTTCACCGGGAGCTTTGACGATGACTCGGAGCCGCACAGGGATCCCTACGGGGACGACTTTGACCGGCGCAGCGTCCACAGCGAGCACTCGGGCCACAGCCTGCGCAGCTCCCGCAGCGTCCACAGCCACCACAGCAGCTTCAGCTCTCGCTCCCAGCAG AGCCAGCTCTACAGGAGCAATCACGATCTAACGGGCAATGCCTATGAAACTCCTGCGCAGGCAGTGCACGCAGAGTATCCCTACGGAGGGTATGACCCCAGCTTTGATGGACAGCAGCCTTTCACAGACTATGGCTACCCTGCTGAAACAGGCTGGTCAGCTGTGGAGCAAG CACCTTTAAGGCCCTCAACACCTGAGAAATTTTCAGTGCCTCATATCTGTGCCAGGTTTGGGCCTGGGGGCTTCTTAATAAAAGCACTGCCAAACCTGCCTTCTGAGGGTCAGCCAGCTCTGGTTGAAATCCACAGCATGGAG ACTATGTTACAACATTCTCCAGAGCAAGAAGAGATGAGAGCCTTTCCCGGTCCTCTTGCTAA ggatgaGACCCATAAAGTGGATGTTATTAATTTTGCACAAAGTAAAGCTGCTCAGTGCTTTaagaatgaaaatttaattgACAAAGAATCTGCAAGTCTTCTTTGGGACTTTATTGTACTGTTGTGCAGGCAGAATGGG ACTGTTGTGGGAACAGACCTGGCTGAACTTCTGCTCCGAGATCACAAAACGGTGTGGCTTCCTGGGAAGTCCCCTAATGAGGCAAATTTGATTGATTTCACTAATGAGGCTTTGGAACAAGTGGAAGAGGAATCTGGTGAAGCCCAGCTCTCGTTTCTCACTGATAATCTTGTAACCACTGTTGACAGTTTTGAGAAGGAGACTGAGAGATTCAGGGAGTTGCTGTTTTATGGCCGCAAGAAA GATGCTTTGGAGTCTGCCATGAAACATGGTTTGTGGGGTCATGCTCTGCTCCTTGCCAGCAAAATGGACAACAGAACACATGCAAGAGTGATGACCAG ATTTGCCAACAGTCTCCCAATTAATGACCCTCTGCAGACTGTTTACCAGCTCATGTCTGGAAGGATGCCAGCTGCATCCACG TGCTGTGGAGATGAGAAATGGGGAGACTGGAGGCCTCACCTAGCAATGGTGTTATCCAACTTGACCAATAACGTGGACTTGGAATCCAGGACCATTGCAACCATGGGAGACACTCTTG CTTCTAAAGGCCTGCTGGATGCTGCTCATTTTTGTTACCTTATGGCCCAAGTTGGGTTTGGAGTTTACACAAGGAAGACAACAAAGCTTGTCCTAATTGGATCAAATCACag CTTGCCATTTTTAAAGTTTGCCACCAATGAAGCCATTCAAAGAACAGAAGCCTATGAGTATGCACAGTCACTAGGAAGTCAGCCTGGCTGCTTGCCCAATTTCCAG GTTTTCAAGTTCATCTATGCCTGTCGGCTGGCTGAGATGGGCCTTGCTGCCCAGGCTTTCCACTACTGTGAAGTGATTTCCAGAACTGTCCTCAAAGATCCACACTACTATTCCCCTGTGCTGATTGGCCAGCTAATCCAG ATGTCATCCCAGCTGCGCCTGTTTGACCCtcagataaaagaaaaaccagagCAGGAATCTTTTATTGAACCCCCCTGGTTGGTGACACTTCGACATGTGGATGGACAGATCAAG gagggTGCAATAGCCTATAACACAGACAGATCCACTCCCCCTCCCTACGAAtgcagcactcccagctctgaACTGGACCGTGCCAGTCAGTGTGATGGGGCAGGTGGCCGTGACGTGGGGCCAGGTGCTGAAAATGCCTTGCTGGCATCCTTGTTACCCAGTATGGCTCAACAGATGCAGAGCGTGCAGCTGATGCCTTCAG TACCTCAGGCTGTCCTTGATGGCTCAGCTGCCATGATTCCTCCTGGTGACCAGGGAAGTGTCCCCTTCTACCCAGTGGCTCCTCAGCCTCTTGCTCCAGGACCTGGCTTTGCACCTCAAGGATTTTCAAATCCCTATGGAACTGAACCATCACCACTATATTTAGGGACAACACTACCCCCAGGAGGGCCACCACAAGAAATGGAACCACAGCCAGAAGAACAGACAAACCTGGAAACAG gaatgcaGAGAATTGCCCCAGAGTCTCCTTCACAAAACTCCTTCCCTGAACAGAGAGAGGATGATTTCTATGGCAGAATGGCTAACATG GGCTATGGGCGAAGGTCCCGAACAACCTCAGAGTCCTCTGCTCATTCTGTGGTTCGAGAGAGATCCAACTCTGCAGCAAAACaaccctctcctcctccctctgctcctgcagggaaagagactaaaaaagaaacaaaaaaggaggCAGCACCCAGAAAG aCTGGTGGAACCTGGTTTCGCTGGctgatgggaaaaggaaagaatgagGCTCACCTGCCAGATGACAAGAATAAATCA ATTGTTTGGGATGAGCAGAAACAACGTTGGGTTAATCTGGATGAACCAGAAGAAGAG AGTAAACCTCCTCCACCACCTCCAACAGGATTTCCTAAagctgctcaggctgctcccCCTGGGCCTGGAGGCCCACCTGGTGCCTCTGTCAACGTgttctccaggagagcag CTGGAAGCAGAGCCCGTTATGTGGATGTCCTGAATCCAGGAGGAACCAAGGCAAGTGGTGCTGTTCCTGCACCATCAGACCTGTTTGCCCCCCTGGCACCAATGCCCATTCCTGCCAACGTGTTTGTTCCAAACTCAG TTCCAGGGGAATCCCAGCCCGTGGAGGGGagtggagcagcagagcacacaCCAGCTGCAAACCAAAccagcacagaccctgctgcagctgtggagcCAGAG taCTTAAACCCTGCAGCCCTTCCTCCTGGATCTGGACTTCATGTTCCTAACCCTGATGGCTCCCAGTCAGGCGAG cctGCCACTGTTCCACCCTCGGGGGCACCTTCAGCAGGGGCGGTACCGTTCTACAACCCCTCTCAATTTGCACAA TCTCCTGCAGCCACTGGAAGTTCAAGACTGGGAAGAATTGGACAGAGGAAGTATCCAACATTGAAGTAG